TACGGGTCCGAATTCACGAGCGACGGATCATCGTCGAGTGCGTCATTCACAGCCACGACTTCGCCCTGCAGCGGGCAAAAAAGGTCGCTGACCGCCTTTACGGCCTCGATCGTGCCGAAGACATCCATCTTGCTGAAGCTCGTGCCACCATCCGGGAGTTCGACGAACACCACGTCTCCCAATTCACCCTGCGCGTAATCCGTCACTCCGATGGCGTACACACCGTCCTCGTCGGTCGGCTTCAAATATTCGTGCTCTTCCGTGTAGTGCAGATCGCTCGGGATATCAGACATTGGTGTCTCCAGCGGGTTCGTCGGGCGGGGTGTCGAATGTGCGGATCGTGGGCAACGTGCAGAGGTGTATCGCGCCTGAGGATGACGGGGTATCGGGCCGAGGTCAAGAACTCCTACCCTCGCTCGCACTCCCCCTTCTCTGC
This window of the Longimicrobiales bacterium genome carries:
- the gcvH gene encoding glycine cleavage system protein GcvH, with amino-acid sequence MSDIPSDLHYTEEHEYLKPTDEDGVYAIGVTDYAQGELGDVVFVELPDGGTSFSKMDVFGTIEAVKAVSDLFCPLQGEVVAVNDALDDDPSLVNSDPYGAGWMIKLKLADPGEVAGLLSSDGYAEHIG